The following are from one region of the Nocardioides marmotae genome:
- the mreC gene encoding rod shape-determining protein MreC, whose protein sequence is MAVQLFERPTRQQSGPTSSGRGPRERRWRVTERLEQRGRPPRSLVVALVLACLSLITLDSTTGDDSPVEPVRRAVGEVFGPIEVGVAAVVRPFVAVPDWFRTHSDLRGRISDLQAENARLRTEVNSADYDRNRLAEYDGLTAAAEDLGYSLVPARVVALGPAQSFSSTVTIDAGSQSGLRPDMTVLNNDGLVGRVVRVTRTTATVLLIMDPDSVVGGRVGSSMELGSVRGRGQIGSTGRLDLELIDESDVPRQDDAVVTWGSEGGAPYVAGVPIGRVTAVYSSLRETAQRAVIEPYVDFAALDLVGVVVPSGTASDRAVIEADGSMR, encoded by the coding sequence ATGGCGGTCCAGCTCTTCGAGCGACCCACCCGCCAGCAGTCCGGCCCCACCTCGTCGGGCCGCGGGCCGCGCGAGCGCCGCTGGCGCGTGACCGAGCGGCTCGAGCAGCGCGGCCGCCCGCCCCGCTCGCTGGTCGTCGCCCTCGTGCTGGCCTGCCTGAGCCTGATCACCCTCGACTCCACCACCGGCGACGACTCGCCCGTCGAGCCGGTGCGCCGGGCGGTCGGCGAGGTCTTCGGCCCGATCGAGGTCGGCGTGGCCGCCGTCGTACGCCCCTTCGTCGCGGTGCCCGACTGGTTCCGCACCCACAGCGACCTCCGCGGCCGGATCAGCGACCTCCAGGCGGAGAACGCCCGGCTGCGCACCGAGGTCAACAGCGCCGACTACGACCGCAACCGGCTCGCGGAGTACGACGGCCTGACCGCCGCGGCCGAGGACCTCGGCTACTCCCTGGTGCCCGCGCGGGTCGTCGCGCTCGGCCCGGCGCAGTCCTTCTCGAGCACCGTCACCATCGACGCCGGCTCCCAGTCGGGCCTGCGCCCGGACATGACGGTCCTCAACAACGACGGCCTGGTCGGGCGGGTCGTCCGCGTCACCCGCACCACCGCGACCGTGCTGCTCATCATGGACCCCGACTCGGTCGTCGGTGGGCGCGTCGGCTCCTCGATGGAGCTCGGCTCGGTCCGCGGCCGCGGACAGATCGGCTCCACCGGCCGGCTCGACCTCGAGCTCATCGACGAGTCCGACGTCCCGCGCCAGGACGACGCCGTCGTGACCTGGGGCAGCGAGGGCGGCGCGCCGTACGTCGCCGGCGTCCCGATCGGCCGGGTCACCGCCGTCTACTCCAGCCTCCGCGAGACCGCCCAGCGAGCCGTGATCGAGCCCTACGTCGACTTCGCCGCGCTCGACCTGGTCGGCGTCGTCGTGCCCTCGGGCACGGCCAGCGACCGCGCCGTCATCGAGGCCGACGGGAGCATGCGGTGA
- the mreD gene encoding rod shape-determining protein MreD produces MNPARAALTVVAVAAALVLQVTVFSHVSWHGVVPNLVLLVVVATGLVRGAQPAMVLGFAAGVLLDLAPPADHVAGRWALALVVVGYVAGRVRQDVRPTVGSVVATVAASSFVGTSVFALTGILLRDPALGVGEVLQVIAIGVGWDVLLTPFVLPVVMGAYRRLEPARATA; encoded by the coding sequence GTGAACCCGGCCCGCGCGGCGCTCACCGTCGTGGCCGTCGCCGCCGCGCTCGTGCTGCAGGTGACCGTCTTCTCCCACGTCTCCTGGCACGGCGTCGTCCCGAACCTCGTCCTGCTCGTGGTCGTCGCGACCGGCCTGGTCCGCGGCGCCCAGCCGGCGATGGTGCTCGGCTTCGCCGCCGGCGTCCTGCTCGACCTGGCCCCGCCGGCCGACCACGTCGCCGGCCGCTGGGCGCTCGCCCTCGTCGTGGTGGGGTACGTCGCCGGGCGGGTGCGCCAGGACGTCCGGCCCACCGTCGGGTCGGTCGTGGCCACCGTGGCCGCCTCCTCCTTCGTCGGCACCTCGGTCTTCGCGCTGACCGGGATCCTGCTGCGCGACCCCGCTCTCGGGGTCGGCGAGGTCCTCCAGGTCATCGCCATCGGCGTCGGCTGGGACGTGCTGCTCACCCCGTTCGTGCTGCCGGTGGTCATGGGCGCCTACCGCCGCCTCGAGCCCGCACGGGCCACCGCATGA
- the mrdA gene encoding penicillin-binding protein 2 — MSAAEAASRRSRLRLLVVQALVFSLFATLFARLYYLQVVSGEQYTAQAANQSVRDIVVQPQRGLIVDDMGRPLVTNRTAWMVSVDRSMLAKMDAGQQDKLVERVAQVTGVRAGMVRKRLVTCGDDGSVSGECWNGSPYQPVPIASDVEQSVALRILEQPEDFPAVIAEQQTVRNYPRPYGVNLAHVLGYLSPITEDELTSAEDDDDDSVNGASSVGRAGVEKQYDAWLRGMPGYRSVAVDSMGRVLGDDGEVEATPGSTLVTSIDARVQGLVEKELAGAIAKARTEVDSVTGRPYEADSGAVVVMEADTGRIVAMASQPTYDPGVWVGGISKKQLARLYSEAAGTPLLGRATQGQFAPGSTWKPFMTAAAMTNGYGPDTRLACSSGFQVGNRVFKNYESGAYGSIGFDKALEVSCNTFFYRIGYDYWQRFGSDVADVDAKDPLVEEAKVFGFGAETGIDLPGEASGRIADRTWKRAYYDSMKDYYCGIAEKPQDEKTSDFVYRFAREFCVEGFAYRAGDAVNFAIGQGDTIVTPLQLARAYAALANGGTLWAPRVGKAIVDPSGRTVKEIKPKKVGSVDLPKSVLSYIDTALLSVSSRGTMAWKLPGFPLEQVRIRAKTGSAEVYGKQSTSWVASYTDDYVVVMMVSQGGTGSGRNGDSIRRIYEALYGVEGQTVDPRQAFIPGTKPPQGLPTFTPDGSILPPGRRTEEDR, encoded by the coding sequence ATGAGTGCCGCCGAGGCCGCCAGCCGCCGCAGCCGGCTGCGGCTGCTCGTGGTCCAGGCCCTGGTCTTCTCGCTCTTCGCGACCCTGTTCGCGCGGCTGTACTACCTCCAGGTCGTCAGCGGCGAGCAGTACACCGCGCAGGCGGCCAACCAGTCGGTCCGCGACATCGTGGTGCAGCCCCAGCGCGGCCTGATCGTCGACGACATGGGCCGCCCCCTGGTCACCAACCGCACCGCCTGGATGGTCTCGGTCGACCGCAGCATGCTGGCCAAGATGGACGCGGGCCAGCAGGACAAGCTCGTCGAGCGGGTGGCCCAGGTCACCGGCGTCCGGGCCGGCATGGTCCGCAAGCGGCTGGTCACCTGCGGGGACGACGGCAGCGTCAGCGGCGAGTGCTGGAACGGCTCGCCCTACCAGCCGGTCCCGATCGCCAGCGACGTCGAGCAGTCGGTCGCGCTGCGCATCCTCGAGCAGCCCGAGGACTTCCCGGCCGTGATCGCCGAGCAGCAGACGGTCCGCAACTACCCGCGCCCCTACGGCGTCAACCTCGCCCACGTGCTGGGCTACCTCAGCCCGATCACCGAGGACGAGCTGACCTCGGCCGAGGACGACGACGACGACTCGGTCAACGGCGCCTCCTCGGTCGGGCGCGCTGGCGTGGAGAAGCAGTACGACGCGTGGCTGCGCGGCATGCCGGGCTACCGCAGCGTGGCGGTCGACTCGATGGGGCGGGTGCTCGGCGACGACGGCGAGGTCGAGGCCACGCCCGGCTCGACGCTGGTGACCTCCATCGACGCCCGCGTGCAGGGCCTGGTCGAGAAGGAGCTGGCCGGGGCGATCGCGAAGGCCCGCACCGAGGTCGACAGCGTCACCGGCCGCCCCTACGAGGCCGACTCCGGCGCGGTCGTCGTCATGGAGGCCGACACCGGCCGGATCGTGGCGATGGCCAGCCAGCCGACGTACGACCCCGGGGTGTGGGTGGGCGGCATCTCCAAGAAGCAGCTGGCCCGGCTGTACTCCGAGGCCGCCGGCACCCCGCTGCTGGGCCGCGCGACCCAGGGCCAGTTCGCCCCCGGCTCGACGTGGAAGCCGTTCATGACCGCCGCGGCGATGACCAACGGCTACGGCCCCGACACCCGGCTGGCCTGCTCCTCGGGCTTCCAGGTCGGCAACCGGGTCTTCAAGAACTACGAGTCCGGCGCCTACGGCTCGATCGGCTTCGACAAGGCGCTCGAGGTCTCCTGCAACACCTTCTTCTACCGGATCGGCTACGACTACTGGCAGCGCTTCGGCTCCGACGTCGCCGACGTCGACGCCAAGGACCCGCTGGTCGAGGAGGCCAAGGTCTTCGGCTTCGGCGCCGAGACCGGCATCGACCTGCCGGGCGAGGCGTCGGGCCGGATCGCGGACCGGACGTGGAAGCGCGCCTACTACGACTCGATGAAGGACTACTACTGCGGCATCGCCGAGAAGCCGCAAGACGAGAAGACCTCCGACTTCGTCTACCGCTTCGCCCGCGAGTTCTGCGTCGAGGGCTTCGCCTACCGCGCCGGTGACGCGGTCAACTTCGCCATCGGCCAGGGCGACACGATCGTCACCCCGCTCCAGCTGGCCCGGGCCTACGCGGCGCTGGCCAACGGCGGCACCCTGTGGGCGCCCCGGGTCGGCAAGGCGATCGTCGACCCCAGCGGCCGCACGGTGAAGGAGATCAAGCCCAAGAAGGTCGGCTCCGTGGACCTGCCGAAGTCGGTGCTCTCCTACATCGACACCGCGCTGCTGAGCGTCAGCAGCCGCGGCACCATGGCCTGGAAGCTGCCCGGCTTCCCGCTCGAGCAGGTCCGGATCCGGGCCAAGACCGGCTCCGCGGAGGTCTACGGCAAGCAGTCGACCTCCTGGGTGGCCTCCTACACCGACGACTACGTCGTGGTGATGATGGTCAGCCAGGGCGGCACCGGCTCGGGCCGCAACGGCGACTCGATCCGCCGCATCTACGAGGCGCTGTACGGCGTCGAGGGCCAGACCGTCGACCCCCGCCAGGCCTTCATCCCGGGCACGAAGCCGCCCCAGGGCCTGCCCACGTTCACCCCCGACGGCTCGATCCTGCCGCCCGGCCGTCGGACCGAGGAGGACCGGTGA
- the rodA gene encoding rod shape-determining protein RodA produces the protein MTVTRLSPRVPVRPVRPATRGAARSGVGARIGTTVRAPGLDWWLGGAVAVLLVVGTLLVWSATSARDTLTGGDSTAYLSKQVTNLAIGVVLMVLVMATDHRWVRIVAPLVYLGSVVGLGLVLSPLGSTINGSRSWIDLGGMSVQPSEFAKLAVVIGMALVVAERSENRWRARVGAGEVAGMLAIAAVPAALIMLQPDLGTMLVLSATVFGVLAVSGAPRRWLVLLVGGGVTVAVAAVAGGALKQYQLDRFLAFINPDLDPRGAGYNVEQARIAIGNGGLFGQGLFDGSQTRSGFVPEQHTDFIFTVAGEELGLLGAGAVIGLLVVVLWRALVIAARADDVFGRVAAAGIACWFGFQAFQNIGMCLGIMPVTGVPLPFVSYGGSSMFASMLAVGLLQNIHLRATAPAASRASLLTR, from the coding sequence GTGACCGTCACCCGCCTGAGCCCGCGCGTGCCCGTCCGGCCCGTCCGGCCCGCCACCCGTGGCGCGGCGCGCTCCGGCGTCGGCGCCCGGATCGGCACGACCGTCCGCGCGCCCGGCCTCGACTGGTGGCTCGGCGGCGCGGTCGCCGTGCTCCTCGTGGTCGGCACGCTGCTGGTCTGGTCGGCCACCTCGGCGCGCGACACGCTCACCGGCGGCGACTCCACGGCGTACCTCTCCAAGCAGGTCACCAACCTCGCCATCGGCGTCGTGCTGATGGTGCTGGTGATGGCGACCGACCACCGGTGGGTGCGGATCGTCGCGCCGCTGGTCTACCTCGGCTCCGTGGTCGGCCTGGGCCTGGTGCTCTCCCCGCTCGGCTCGACGATCAACGGGTCGCGCTCGTGGATCGACCTCGGCGGGATGTCGGTGCAGCCCTCGGAGTTCGCCAAGCTCGCCGTCGTCATCGGCATGGCGCTGGTCGTCGCCGAGCGCTCCGAGAACCGGTGGCGGGCCCGGGTGGGCGCCGGCGAGGTCGCCGGCATGCTCGCCATCGCGGCCGTGCCGGCCGCGCTGATCATGCTCCAGCCCGACCTCGGCACGATGCTCGTGCTCTCCGCGACGGTCTTCGGCGTCCTGGCCGTCTCCGGTGCGCCGCGCCGCTGGCTGGTGCTGCTGGTCGGGGGCGGCGTGACCGTGGCCGTCGCTGCGGTGGCCGGGGGAGCGCTCAAGCAGTACCAGCTCGACCGGTTCCTCGCCTTCATCAACCCCGACCTCGACCCGCGCGGCGCCGGCTACAACGTGGAGCAGGCGCGGATCGCGATCGGCAACGGCGGACTCTTCGGCCAGGGCCTCTTCGACGGCTCCCAGACCCGGTCGGGCTTCGTGCCCGAGCAGCACACCGACTTCATCTTCACCGTCGCCGGCGAGGAGCTCGGGCTGCTCGGCGCCGGCGCGGTCATCGGGCTGCTCGTGGTGGTCCTCTGGCGCGCGCTGGTGATCGCCGCCCGCGCCGACGACGTCTTCGGCCGGGTGGCGGCGGCGGGCATCGCCTGCTGGTTCGGCTTCCAGGCCTTCCAGAACATCGGCATGTGCCTGGGCATCATGCCGGTCACCGGCGTGCCGCTGCCGTTCGTGTCGTACGGCGGCTCCTCGATGTTCGCCAGCATGCTCGCCGTCGGGCTGCTGCAGAACATCCACCTGCGCGCCACTGCGCCCGCCGCCTCCCGCGCGAGCCTGCTCACCCGCTGA
- a CDS encoding calcium:proton antiporter has protein sequence MTSHALRGPFQWSVVVPIVAVLVLAATWVHHEHWAVLSLIGAALVGAVLAAVHHAEVVAHKVGEPFGSLILAVAVTVIEVGLIVMLMTSGGEGTSTYARDTVFAAVMITLNGIVGISLLVGAVKHHLVSFNSSGTGTALTTVIALASLTMVLPSFTTSGQGLEFSSAQLTFAAVASLVLYGGFVFTQTVRHRDFFVPVTSDEYGLFTGLVDEDGDDHADPPSGRETALSLVLLVVALVSVVGLAKLLSPTIEDAVSAVGAPYAVVGVVIALLVLAPESIAAVRNASRDRVQVSLNLGFGSAMASIGLTVPTIAVASIWLDGPLELGLETTQLVLLAITVVVSTLTVAQGRAKSQQGLIHLVLFGAFLFLSVVP, from the coding sequence ATGACATCTCACGCCCTCCGCGGTCCCTTCCAGTGGTCGGTGGTCGTGCCGATCGTCGCCGTCCTCGTCCTCGCCGCGACCTGGGTCCATCACGAGCACTGGGCGGTGCTCTCCCTCATCGGCGCCGCGCTGGTCGGTGCGGTCCTCGCGGCGGTGCACCACGCGGAGGTGGTCGCCCACAAGGTCGGGGAGCCGTTCGGTTCCTTGATCCTGGCCGTCGCGGTCACCGTGATCGAGGTCGGCCTGATCGTCATGCTGATGACCAGCGGCGGGGAGGGCACGAGCACCTACGCCCGCGACACCGTCTTCGCCGCGGTGATGATCACCCTCAACGGCATCGTCGGCATCTCGCTGCTCGTCGGCGCCGTCAAGCACCACCTGGTCAGCTTCAACTCCTCGGGCACCGGCACCGCCCTGACCACCGTGATCGCGTTGGCGAGCCTGACGATGGTCCTGCCGAGCTTCACCACCTCCGGCCAGGGCCTGGAGTTCTCCTCCGCCCAGCTCACCTTCGCCGCGGTCGCCTCGCTGGTGCTCTACGGCGGGTTCGTCTTCACCCAGACCGTGCGGCACCGCGACTTCTTCGTGCCGGTCACCAGCGACGAGTACGGCCTGTTCACCGGCCTGGTCGACGAGGACGGCGACGACCACGCCGACCCGCCGTCGGGCCGGGAGACCGCGCTCAGCCTGGTGCTCCTCGTCGTCGCCCTGGTCTCGGTCGTCGGGCTGGCCAAGCTGCTCTCCCCCACCATCGAGGACGCGGTCTCCGCCGTCGGCGCGCCGTACGCCGTCGTCGGCGTCGTCATCGCCCTGCTGGTGCTCGCGCCGGAGTCGATCGCCGCGGTGCGCAACGCCTCGCGCGACCGGGTGCAGGTCAGCCTCAACCTCGGCTTCGGCTCCGCGATGGCCTCGATCGGCCTCACCGTCCCCACCATCGCCGTCGCCTCGATCTGGCTCGACGGCCCGCTCGAGCTCGGCCTGGAGACCACCCAGCTGGTGCTGCTCGCGATCACCGTCGTCGTCTCGACGCTCACCGTCGCCCAGGGCCGCGCGAAGTCCCAGCAGGGCCTGATCCACCTGGTGCTCTTCGGCGCGTTCCTGTTCCTGTCCGTCGTGCCCTGA
- a CDS encoding MDR family MFS transporter: MSTPLQDSRSPVSAFVLSGLMLGMFLGALDQTIVSTAIRTIADDLHGLSEQAWVTTAYLITSTITTPIYGKLGDLHGRKKLFLVAITIFVLGSVLCSFADSMYQLAACRAFQGLGAGGLFTLVLAIIGDLVGPRERARYTGYFMSVFGLTSVLGPLIGGFFADRADILGVAGWRWVFLVNVPVGILAFLVVLRALDLPVVRERGVRVDVAGAVALTIGLVPLLVVAEQGRDWGWTSARSITAYVVAALGLVAFALVERRAGDSALIPLRVFRIRAVAVTVIASVVVGAAMFGGIMLLPLYLQIVHGASPTDSGLLMLPLVAGIATGSVVSGQIIARLGHLRIFPVAGAATMTVGLFLLSWLAGPETSMVKVGVGMAVLGLGLGNCLQPFTLIVQNAVPPREIGVATSAATFFRQIGGTLGVAVFLSILFAGVGGNIGKAVEQDARTEAWQQTVSDPRVLADPVNRQLIEALKNPAARSGAVDEVQADSSVISELDPVLAHPFKVGFAESIDTVFFFAGGLGVLGFLVLLALPSVRLRDKHPGDPYAGQDAPPVADAAAAARAPTAPH; the protein is encoded by the coding sequence ATGAGCACCCCGCTGCAGGACTCACGGTCGCCGGTGAGCGCATTCGTCCTCTCCGGGCTGATGCTGGGGATGTTCCTGGGGGCGCTGGACCAGACGATCGTCAGCACCGCGATCCGCACCATCGCCGACGACCTGCACGGGCTCTCCGAGCAGGCGTGGGTCACCACGGCCTACCTCATCACCTCGACGATCACCACGCCGATCTACGGCAAGCTCGGCGACCTGCACGGGCGCAAGAAGCTCTTCCTGGTCGCGATCACGATCTTCGTGCTCGGGTCGGTGCTGTGCTCCTTCGCGGACTCGATGTACCAGCTCGCCGCGTGCCGGGCCTTCCAGGGCCTGGGCGCGGGCGGCCTGTTCACCCTGGTGCTTGCCATCATCGGCGACCTGGTCGGGCCGCGGGAGCGGGCGCGGTACACCGGGTACTTCATGTCGGTCTTCGGCCTGACCAGCGTGCTCGGGCCGCTCATCGGCGGATTCTTCGCCGACCGGGCCGACATCCTCGGCGTGGCCGGTTGGCGGTGGGTCTTCCTGGTCAACGTGCCGGTCGGCATCCTGGCCTTCCTCGTCGTGCTGCGCGCCTTGGACCTGCCCGTCGTCCGGGAGCGGGGCGTCCGCGTCGACGTCGCCGGCGCGGTGGCGCTGACGATCGGGCTGGTGCCGCTGCTGGTGGTCGCCGAGCAGGGCCGCGACTGGGGCTGGACCTCGGCGCGCTCGATCACGGCGTACGTCGTCGCCGCCCTCGGCCTGGTCGCCTTCGCCCTCGTCGAGCGCCGGGCCGGTGACTCCGCACTCATCCCGCTGCGGGTCTTCCGGATCCGCGCGGTGGCCGTGACCGTCATCGCCAGTGTCGTCGTCGGTGCGGCGATGTTCGGCGGCATCATGCTGCTGCCGCTCTACCTCCAGATCGTGCACGGCGCCTCGCCGACGGACTCCGGCCTGCTGATGCTGCCGCTGGTCGCCGGGATCGCGACTGGCTCGGTCGTCTCGGGCCAGATCATCGCCCGGCTCGGGCACCTACGGATCTTCCCGGTGGCGGGCGCGGCCACGATGACCGTGGGGCTCTTCCTCCTGTCCTGGCTCGCGGGACCGGAGACCTCGATGGTGAAGGTGGGCGTCGGGATGGCCGTCCTCGGGCTGGGCCTGGGCAACTGCCTCCAGCCCTTCACCCTCATCGTGCAGAACGCCGTCCCGCCGCGGGAGATCGGCGTCGCGACCAGCGCCGCGACCTTCTTCCGCCAGATCGGCGGCACGCTCGGCGTCGCGGTCTTCCTCTCCATCCTCTTCGCCGGCGTCGGCGGCAACATCGGCAAGGCGGTCGAGCAGGACGCCCGCACCGAGGCCTGGCAGCAGACCGTCAGCGACCCCCGCGTGCTCGCCGACCCGGTCAACCGGCAGCTCATCGAGGCCCTGAAGAACCCGGCCGCGCGGAGTGGAGCGGTCGACGAGGTGCAGGCCGACTCCTCGGTGATCAGCGAGCTCGACCCCGTCCTCGCCCACCCGTTCAAGGTCGGCTTCGCCGAGTCGATCGACACGGTCTTCTTCTTCGCCGGCGGCCTCGGCGTGCTCGGCTTCCTCGTCCTGCTCGCGCTGCCGTCGGTCCGGCTGCGCGACAAGCACCCGGGCGACCCGTACGCCGGCCAGGACGCGCCACCGGTCGCCGACGCCGCTGCGGCCGCCCGCGCGCCCACCGCCCCGCACTGA